DNA sequence from the Megalops cyprinoides isolate fMegCyp1 chromosome 24, fMegCyp1.pri, whole genome shotgun sequence genome:
AGATTTATCAAtgaaagacaggaaaaacaaacagtgtttCAGACAGCCACCCTGAGCTGCTTCTCCGTGGCACTGCTCCAACTCAGCGATGCAGTGATTTGCTCAGGGGCTTATCCGCATGGCGCAGATGTAGGCGTAACCCAGGCCACACCGGATGTCATTGAACAATTTCGGACCTAGAGTAAGACAGGCGAGAGGAGAGTCAGAGGCATCCTTTCACGTCTGGCCTTCAGTGACAGGGAGCAGGGGGCCACACTTACCCCCCCCAGTTTGAGTGCACGCAGTGTTCTCCGCCACCCACGTTGTTGGGCTCACCGGGGTTCCACTGGGCGAAGTCCACCTTGGTGCCGTCCGACCACATCCACCTGCCCTCCTGATCAATGGAGGGAGCAACATTcagactgtgacatcacaaaggtgACACAATGACTGCGATGACGTCACTACTCAAAGAGAAGACTCTGGAAAACCTTTTCATTTACTCAAATTCTGCAGAGTTGAGGCCGCAGGTATTTTTTACCTGCAGCCGTTTTATCAGGCCAAATAGCCCCACGTATCATAACTATTGTAGTGTTCGCTGAACGGACGTGAGGTTCGTGGATGTGTTTTTCCCACAATACCTTGTGGCAGTCTGTCAGCCCAATCCAGAAGGGGCTCTCTGCAGGGTCACTGGCCTTTAAGAGCTTCTTGAGAAACAtgtgctcactctcactgtgcACTGAAGCCAGGTTTCCCCCTAGACTCACACAGTGGCTCTACAcggagcgagagggagagacagagagagagagatgaagtgctgtaatttaatttgttagtGCACAATATACACAGCCATTcaatttgaatgcatatttttttcctatatCTGTCATTAAGGAATTAACTCAtgataatttaaaattatttaaagctTGTCTATGCTCATGTGAGCCAGAGCGtttaatataatgaaatatgcatCCTATATATGTGCAGGGTTACCTCGGCATCTGCCCAGTCCTTCTTGGTGGGAAAATACTGGAAGCAGCGACCATTGAAGTCGGCCCAACCAGTGGGGCAGGGTGTTTTGCAAAGCTGACCGTCACCAGCCTGTCCTGACACTGGGTTGCACACAGGAAAAGGTAGGTTAAACACTTTCCTCCCCTACCAACAGCAATactacctacctacctacctacttGCCCGCCCGCCCGATGAAATTGATGAAATAATATTTGagaaaaaatctgtttaaataaaCCTTCACAATGTATAAAACTGAGATAAtatcatgttttaatgtttatcaaaaatatttaacagcaaataaatatcTCATGTCTGGAATCTCAAATCGCTCCTATATTATATCTGCAATTAATGTAATTCTAatgatgtaaaaatacataaaaaatataatgtaatttcagcAAGCCATGTACAATTACCATCTGAGGACAAATCAGACTCACCCAAAGCCACAGTGCagagcacagcaacacacagaaaCGCTGACATTGGGAAGGAGACCATGATGGCTCTTCAGCcgacaggagacagagagagcactgacAGATGCAGCTATATCTGTGTCAGCCACAACGTACAGCACAAAGTTCAATTATGAGACCAAAGCACAAGAGGGTAGGAAACTGGTTTCAGCTCCTTAGGCATTTTGTAGCAAATCGGAATAAATCAGCCAACTTGTAGTCTCTTACCTGCAGATACCGGATAATGAGAAGTGTGGAGAGTCTCTTGCTGTGGTCCATGTTGGACAGAACCTGCATTTTTATCTCATCCAGGttgtgtcggggggggggggggggaggcataAGTTTGGAAAACGATATGTTCTTCGATCCTGTTAATCACATGctcacgcacacccacacacactcacagtgaaaAACTAATAAAGAAATTAGATTCTTTACAATGTCTCAGAGTCTCGTGGAGTTTTGCATGTTTGGCTGTATGGATGGAAAAGAAGCAAGTCCTTGTTAGCATCTCATACAACAATGGCTCACTTTCAGTAAGTTTGTTTTGGATGAggtttcaaaaatgaattatgaaaaataacccTGAACCTTGTGAGGATCACTATGCCATATGTCATGTGACAGAATGAGAGGACTGATGCtgcatacagatatatacatactgtgtgtgtatatatatatatatatatatacacatacggTATATGACCAGGTGTCATAAACTGACATAAACCACAGGCCTAAAGTTTGAGGAAAGACGCAGACCATACTCTCGTAACAGCCTGGAGGGTGGCCCCTCTGATAGACGCATTGTGAGGACTGCAGAGTTGAGTTTGAGATGATGACGGCTGCATTGTGAGTAGGCACTGTGAGTGCAGTTACATTGATAAAGGACTGTGGAGTTAGAGGTCATCCATAAGTATTCAGACAACTTTAAATTGTAAAGCTTAAAGTGGCTCATTCTCAGATTACAGCAGCTCATATAGATGACTTCTACACTGCCCCTAGTGACTAGATATTGCAATAGCAATCatgaaagaggaaaggaaaatgacaaaCTGTCTACCTTTGTCAGTGAGTGAGAGGCATTCCCAGAAAGGTTGTGTGTATATTACTGGCACTGCACCCATTACTGCctatattattacatattatcacATGATGGCGTACCACTGAATATTTTTCCCCCCATTATGAGCTTCCCAAACTTTGCATTGGACAATGcagcatacagacacaaaaaaaacccaccaatATTTGAACAATGCATGCTTTAAAGCTTTATTTAAATAGCACAACTAATTTGCAAAAGAAGAGTCAAAGCAAACTACAGGGCCCATTGAATGTATTCAACAAAGTGAGGTGACTTGCACCAATTCAGTACTTTCTGTCCATCCTCAAGGAGCAGACAAAAGAATAACTTTGGCTGCAAGGGATGTCATTCCAATTTCTCTCCGCTGTGGGCATGAGGGAAGAAGCAGACCATAATTACAGAGGGAACTGGAAGCATTGACAAGCAGGAGAAAGGGCACAGGCGATTCAAAGGAATTGACTACGCAACAGGTTCTTGAAGTgcaatttgcttttgtttttatatatgcGGAATATCCTGATAGCAAGAGCAAGTATGATGTACTACAGACATGTATAATAGGCTTATTCACTTTAGATATTAATTGTGTGTGTCATAATTTCTTTGTAATGATAGAGTATTCACTTAATATAATATTAGATCCTTACAATGTAGAATATTCATAGAATATTGCCTTTCAGTCATTTAGCTACTTGTCCTCTCTTTCTTACAGTTGTGTCCTTGgatgtgtgattttgtgtcagAGATTTATATATTCTCAGCATAAACATTATTTAGTGCCCTAGTTGATTCCACCCAGCAATGTGACAGAAAGAAGATGCTACTTACTGGACCAGTTGGTGTGGACACAGCATTCTCCGTTATTTGAGAAGTTCGGCTCATGTGAATTCCACTGAAAGAAGTCAACTTTGGACCCGTCCGACCAAAACCATGATTTAAGCTGAATAGGATATAGTAAAGCACTCAGTGATACAGACAGGACAAATTCAGCTTGTAGACTTCAGCTGCCCAATACACATGCAAGTGAGAATACATGCCCAGTTAATAGTTATGGTCATGGCCATATtctcagtaatgtaatgttaacagCTGGCATGATACTTCTAGTGGTGTGGTTCAGACCCCAGTGCACCATGGTTACTGCATCAAAGCCAAGAGCTCTCACTTTACACATTACTGGCAGTTTTGCTATAGTTTCTGCATTTTGACAAGGGCAACAGCACCCACATGTACATCTTATTCCCACACTACCTCCTGGCAGTCCGAGAGGCCAATCCAGGTTGGGTTCTGATCCAGGTCATGGCTATGGATGAGTTTCTTGAGGAACTGGTGTTCTTCAGTGCTGTGCAAGGAGGCCAGGTTTGCACCCAGACTCACACAGTGTGCCTGTATTGAGAAAGGAATAGAAATAATGaatagaaaaactaaaaatagaaatagaaactAAAAACTTCTTACAAGATGGATGaattttgaatatgaatttttCCCTGTTGTAGGGAATACTTAGGGTGAGCATTTACTTCGACTTTCTGCTGGTGCTGGTTACCTCAGCATCAGTCCAGGTCTTCTTGGTAGCGATGTACTTGAAGCAGCGGTCTTGGAAGCTGGCCCAGCCATCAGGGCAGGTGCACTGGCAGAAACCTCCCGGACCAGCCTGTCCAGACACTGACACAATATGCAGGGACATGATTTTCACTCACAGTTCAATCTAATGCCTGTGTAAGGTCTTCCATCCATTCTACATCAATACACAGCTGATTTTAACAGTGGGCTTGTCTCCTGTGGTGCTCGGTATTCAGTTTTCTTGTTGTGCTCTGTTAAGTTTTCCTGTTGCAAAGTTGAACTCCCCTTGCTTAATCTACAACAGTCTTTTCAAGAGATTGCGGTGTATTTGGTGGGCAACCCGAAGGTTAGGTTGTTAGATTGTTAGATTCTCCAATAAAACCTGATCCTTTAAATACTCCTGAACAGCAAttctatggaaaaaaaatagatccAGCAATAAAGGATATTTTCAGTTAATTACTTGTGATCACAGATTCCTCCTGCATTTTCTGAGGCTGTATCTTATCAAACACCCACACCACTCTGTGGTAGATTCATCAAGCAAAATCAGACTCACCCAAAGCCACAGTGCagagcacagcaacacacaggagcactgacatTGGGAAGGAGACCATGATGGCTCTTCAGCcgacaggagacagagagagcactgacAGATGCAGCTATATCTGTGTCAGCCACAACGTACAGCACAAAGTTCAATTACGAGACACAAACTCAACTTCAATATAAAGTGTGATTCAGTGCATTTCCCAACACCGCTGTTCAAACTCAGACTTTGAACTCAAACTTTAGTTTCATctcaatatttatttcaatatttaccCAGGTTCACTGAGCACCGTTTGTGTAGCGACGCTGTGCTCAATCTCACATGATAGTGATGCTCATGCGTGAACTTCCTAGTGCTGTGTGAACATACAGGAGCTAATGAATGCCTTAGTAACCACACATACTTGCTTAGATACTGGAAAGTG
Encoded proteins:
- the LOC118771393 gene encoding lactose-binding lectin l-2-like — protein: MVSFPMSVLLCVAVLCTVALVSGQAGPGGFCQCTCPDGWASFQDRCFKYIATKKTWTDAEAHCVSLGANLASLHSTEEHQFLKKLIHSHDLDQNPTWIGLSDCQELKSWFWSDGSKVDFFQWNSHEPNFSNNGECCVHTNWSTERNWNDIPCSQSYSFVCSLRMDRKY